One Halobacterium wangiae genomic window, GTTCATCGCCGCGTTCTCCTCGTTCCTGGTCGTCGGCCTCGTCTCGCTGTACGACCCCGGGTCGACGGAGGGCGCCTACGAGGTTCGGGTCGGCGTCAGCGGCAACGCCACTGGCGACGTCGCACCGGTCGTCGCCGCGGACGGTGCCCGCAGCGTGACGCCGTACGACTCGAGGGCCGACGCCGCGGCCGACTTCCAGCGCGGCCGTCTCGACGCGCTGTTGCACGCGACGGCCCACCCCTCCGGCAGGATCGTCGTGGAAGCGACGGCGCCAGACGGTTCGTTCCGCACCACGCTCGTCGTCGCGCAGCTAAAGGAGGCGCTGTCGGAACTGGAGCGGTTGCGCCGCGCCGACCTGTCGTCGTCCCTGGAGCGTCAGCCGCTCTCCCTGCCGCCCGCCCGGGGCTCGAACCCGTACTTCTCGTTCACCTACACGGTGTTGCTGCCGCTGCTGGCGTTCCTGCCGGCGTTCATCAGCGGGAGCGTGATGGCGGACTCGCTCGCCGAGGAGGCCGAACGCGGTACGCTCGAACTGCTCCGCGTCGCGCCGCTCTCTCTACCCGACATCGTCGACGGGAAGGCGCTCGCGCTGGTCGGCCTCGTCCCCGCGCAGGTGGCGCTGTGGCTCGCACTGCTGGCGTTCAACGGCACCCGAATCGCCGACCCACTCCCGGTGCTGGCGCTCGCCACCGGCGTCGCTGCAGTGCTCGTCGCCGCGGGCGCCGCGCTCGCGCTGGTCATCGGCGCGCGCCGCGAGGCCCAGTTGCTGTACTCGTTCGTCGCGCTCGGCGCGTTCGGCGCGGCCGCCCTGCTCCCGCAGAGCCCCCAGAACCTCGTCGCGCGCTTCGCCGTCGGCAGTCCGACCACCCTGACGTGGCTCTCGCTGGCTGCCGTGCTCGTGGCGGCCGTCGCGGGGTACGCGGCCCTCCGGCACGTCGCTGGACGATCTGCTGCCTAAGGTACTGCCCCTTCACTGCAACCCCGACCTCCTCCGCTCCTCGCTGCCGGCAGGCCAACGCCTTTAGTGGCGCACTGTGACTCGTTCCCATGGAGTACACGACGCTGGGCGACACCGGCACGGAAGTCAGCCGCATCTGCCTGGGCTGTATGAGTTTCGGTTCGTCGGACTGGCGGCCGTGGGTCCTCGACGAGGCGGAGTCCCGGGAGATCATCGAGCGCGCCATCGACCTCGGCGTGAACTTCTTCGACACCGCGAACATGTACTCGAACGGGGAGTCCGAGCGCGTCCTCGGGAACGTGCTCGCGGACTACGACCGCGACGAGCAGGTCGTCGCGACGAAGGGCTACTTCCAGATGGACGAGGAGGACCCGAACTCCGGCGGCCTCTCGCGGAAGGCTCTCGAGCAGGAGCTCGACGCCTCCCTCGACCGCCTCGGGATGGAGACGGTCGACCTCTACCAGACCCACCGCTGGGACTACGACACGCCCATCGAGCAGACGCTCGCGGCGCTCGACGACGCCGTCCGCCGGGGGAAAGTGCGCTACATCGGGACGTCCTCGCAGTGGGCCCGTCAGTTCGCCGAGGCGCTGCACACCAGCGATCTGCTGGGTTACGATCGCTTCG contains:
- a CDS encoding aldo/keto reductase, whose protein sequence is MEYTTLGDTGTEVSRICLGCMSFGSSDWRPWVLDEAESREIIERAIDLGVNFFDTANMYSNGESERVLGNVLADYDRDEQVVATKGYFQMDEEDPNSGGLSRKALEQELDASLDRLGMETVDLYQTHRWDYDTPIEQTLAALDDAVRRGKVRYIGTSSQWARQFAEALHTSDLLGYDRFVTMQNHYNLVYREEEREMLPLCQREGIGVMPWSPLARGYLTRPHENVEATKRGDTEEHLPQHPYQEGGGREVNERVEELAAERDVEMAQISLAWLFHKEWVDAPIVGTTSVEHLEDAVEALDIDLSDADIDYLEEPYQPVRVSGHE
- a CDS encoding ABC transporter permease, producing MRKLVLAKRTLGSLRSEKTIVLALAIQLFIAAFSSFLVVGLVSLYDPGSTEGAYEVRVGVSGNATGDVAPVVAADGARSVTPYDSRADAAADFQRGRLDALLHATAHPSGRIVVEATAPDGSFRTTLVVAQLKEALSELERLRRADLSSSLERQPLSLPPARGSNPYFSFTYTVLLPLLAFLPAFISGSVMADSLAEEAERGTLELLRVAPLSLPDIVDGKALALVGLVPAQVALWLALLAFNGTRIADPLPVLALATGVAAVLVAAGAALALVIGARREAQLLYSFVALGAFGAAALLPQSPQNLVARFAVGSPTTLTWLSLAAVLVAAVAGYAALRHVAGRSAA